DNA from Pseudomonadota bacterium:
TACCTCATACCGGGACATGGAGAAATGTTGAAGGGGAAAAAGGCTATAAATAAAAATTTCAAGCTGATTCTTGAAGAGTTCTTTTGAGCAGATATTTATTTCTACTAAAGATTGTTGACATTTACCATTTTGTGCATATAATGAACTAGCACATCAAAGGATTTTCCCCTGCCAAAAATATCACGGGAAGGTAGATGACAATTATCGCCAGTATCAAACAAGATGTGTGATAAACAGGCTTTGTATGGAAAAGAACGATTGCAAGGAAAAGAGGAGGAAATAATTTGAAAATACCTGATGAGTATGTATGTGACCTGTGTGGGTATGTTTTTCTTTACGGGGAAGTTCCGGATATCTTTTGTCCAAATTGTGGTAGCAGCATGGTCATGAAAGAGATAAGTTACGATGAATACTTAGACGATGAGGTATTTACCAATATATTAAGCATGTAGCCGCTTATGGTGTAGGGTCAAATGAACCTTACAAGACGTAATTTCCTGAAGATTGCAGGTGCAGCAACTGTCTCTGGCAAGATTTTCTCCCATGAAACTGCATACGCTACAACTGGCAGATATGCTACCATTATAGATCTCACAAGGTGCGACGGGTGTAAAGAAGAACCTATCTCAAGATGTGTAAAGGCGTGTAGAAATTATAACAAAGATAGATTTCCAAAACCTATAAAGGATATAAAACCTTACTGGCCTCACAAATTCTACGAAGACTGGTCAAAGAAAAGGGATGCGATAAGTACCCTTACCCCCTATAACTGGATATTTATACAGAGGATACAAATTAAGAGAAAAAAGGAAATTTTTATCCCGAGAAGGTGCATGCACTGTGATAATCCACCATGTGTATCGCTATGCCCTTTCGGTGCCCTGAGCAAGGAGCAGTACGGCAATACAGTAATAAGTGATAAACTCTGTTTTGGAGGGGCAAAGTGCAGGGATGTATGCCCATGGCATATCCCTCAAAGACAGGCAGGTGTTGGTCTATACCTTAAAATTATGCCGAAATATGCTGGTGGCGGTGTTATGTATAAGTGTGATCTGTGTAAAGACAGAATAGCAGAGGGCAAGGTTCCTATGTGTGTAATTGCCTGTGAAGAAAGGTTGAACGATAACAAAGCAATGTTTTTCGGTGAAAGACAGGCAATATACAAAATGGCAGAAGAACGTGCCAGGAATGAAGGGCTTTACATATACGGCGATAAACAGAACAGTGGAACGTCTACCCTTTATCTTTCGGCAATACCCTTCGGGTTTATTGAGGCACAACTGAAATCAAAAAAAGAGAAATTCCAGATGGCAGAACAAATTCAAAATCCCCTTGATGAACCTCATAACCTTGCAAAATATTTTTTAATCAGTGCCTTTGCATCAGCCTTTGCTGGTATTGTTGGTGCATTATGCACAGGGAAGAAAAAGGCCAATGGGGATGAAGATAAAAAGGCATAGCATAATAGAGATGGTAGAACACTGGACTATTGCGTTATCCGGTATTATGCTTCTCTTAACAGGTATCGGCGAATTGCCTTTATATAAGAGGTACTATTTTATTTTAAACATACCTGGCCTCGGATGGGCAGGCGACTATTTTAAACATTTAAAACTCCACTATATTTTTGCTATGGTCTTTCTCGCAGGCGTAATCTTCCATATAATCTATCACGGGCTAAGGAAAGATAAAGGGCTTTTACCCAAAAGGGGTGATATAGGAAAATCCTTCAGGGTTCTTCTTGCCATGTTTGGTATAGGGAAGGAGCCACCTTCAGAGAAATATCTTCCGGAACAGAGAATAGCCTATATTGGTATGGGTCTCATTATACTTGTATTAACCCTCACAGGGGTTTTCAAGGTCTTTAAAAACCTTCCGTATGTCTATGTGCCACCACCTTTAAATGGGATAAACACACTTATCCACACACTATCAGCCTTTCTCTTTTTACTTGCCCTTATCGTTCATGTAGGGGTCTTCATTTTTAAGATTAACTGGCCCTTGCTTAAAAGTATGCTCACAGGAAAGATTGATTCAGCATACGTAAAAGAAAGGCACGGTTTATGGTATGAGAAATTGAAGAAAGAAGGTGAAGTGCATGAGTAAACAGATGACATTCACAGATAAGGTTCGGAAAGCCCTAAAAATTCTGAAACCGAGATTTGATGACCTTGCCGATGGTTATGCAGATTTAATAGATGTTGATGAAGACCGTGAAATGGTAAAGGTGAAGCTTATAGGCGGCAGGCTACTCTGATGCGGGGATTTTGCCCTCGGTCTGTGGGTTGAAAAATTACTTAAAGAGGAAGTGCCTGAGATAAAAGAGGTGGTAACAGCATGAGAGATGGTAACAGATTATATATTCTCAATCAAACTTCTTTGAAATTTCTTTATACAGCTTTTCAAAACCAATAAGTTTAGAGTATTGATATAGAGTCGACATTGCATGGCTCTCTGAAGGAATATTTGCCTCTTCAAGGGCAGCAATAGGATTTAATCCGCCAACCACTATAATACCCACCCTATCCAGCCCGACAGGGATTCCTAAAAGTGATTGATTTGGTTTGCCCAAAAGAATAACACCTCCAATACCAGCATGCACCATCTTCTCAATTAAAGTCTCTGCTTTATCCATACATACACTGGGGATTTCCCTGAAGCTTGCGAGAATTTTGCCGGAATTATGCATGAGGACACCGAGTACATCAGTCATCTTGCTTTTTATAAAAATTTCGAGCGGGTCAAGGGATGAACCGTCATAGTTAATAATGGATACGAACCTTTTAGGCCTTCCGTTTTCAATTTCTATTACCCCGCCAAATTTTGATA
Protein-coding regions in this window:
- a CDS encoding 4Fe-4S dicluster domain-containing protein, with amino-acid sequence MNLTRRNFLKIAGAATVSGKIFSHETAYATTGRYATIIDLTRCDGCKEEPISRCVKACRNYNKDRFPKPIKDIKPYWPHKFYEDWSKKRDAISTLTPYNWIFIQRIQIKRKKEIFIPRRCMHCDNPPCVSLCPFGALSKEQYGNTVISDKLCFGGAKCRDVCPWHIPQRQAGVGLYLKIMPKYAGGGVMYKCDLCKDRIAEGKVPMCVIACEERLNDNKAMFFGERQAIYKMAEERARNEGLYIYGDKQNSGTSTLYLSAIPFGFIEAQLKSKKEKFQMAEQIQNPLDEPHNLAKYFLISAFASAFAGIVGALCTGKKKANGDEDKKA
- a CDS encoding cytochrome b/b6 domain-containing protein, with product MKIKRHSIIEMVEHWTIALSGIMLLLTGIGELPLYKRYYFILNIPGLGWAGDYFKHLKLHYIFAMVFLAGVIFHIIYHGLRKDKGLLPKRGDIGKSFRVLLAMFGIGKEPPSEKYLPEQRIAYIGMGLIILVLTLTGVFKVFKNLPYVYVPPPLNGINTLIHTLSAFLFLLALIVHVGVFIFKINWPLLKSMLTGKIDSAYVKERHGLWYEKLKKEGEVHE